From Chlamydia avium 10DC88:
TTTTAAAGTCGATGCTCTTCAACATACCGTACCTTTAAATGCAGATATTCTAACGTTGTTTTCTGAAATTTTAGATCTTGATGCAGGAATCCCTACCCATCCTAACATTGAGCTCAGCAACAAAATGCATAGAATGTTTAACTCAACATATGATGAGATTTCATTAATTAAAATTTTCCCAAACGGAGAAAAAATTGTTGTTGCCTCGAGTATTCTTGAACGCTTGGGGGAAAATTACCAACACATTCTTGATATTCCTAATAACTCTATGTTTTCAGCAACATTGAAACAATCAGCAAAAAATCATGAAGTTTACTCAGTCATGCAGTCAAATATTTTTGACACAAATACTAATGAAATTTCTGGAGTTCTTTACACTACTTATAATGTAGAAGATTTTTTAAAAAATATCTTAATAAATACCCAGCCACTATTTACCGTAAAAACAGCAATTGTATCTAAAAATGGCGTGATATTAAAATCCTCAGACCCAGAATTAAATTTGCATACCATTTATCCAGACACTACTCCTGAACAATTCTGCGATATCTTTATAAATAAGGAATCGTGCCCTAAGAAAATTGCATTACAAAAGATTCGCCTAACTCCCTTATCTATAGGGAAAAACTTTTTCTCATTTATAACTAAAAAACAAGAAATCTGGGGCTACATAGCTCCCATCCAACAAATGGAACTCAGTCTTCTTTCCTACGGAGAAAAGACAGATTTATTATCCAGTTTTTGGAAACGCGCTGTTATTTATTTTGCCTATTTTACCTGCGTATTATTAGGAAGTACTGTTGCTTATCTTGTAGCAAAACGCTTATCTCTACCTATACGTAAATTAGCTACGGTCATGATCAATACTAGAAATCATACTCTGGACTATGTTGATGACACTCTAGGATTTGAAATCAACCGTTTAGGCCATATTTTCAACGCTATGGTAAAAAATCTTAACCAACAACAAGCTTTAGCACAAAAAAATCACGAAATAAAAGAAAACGCTCAAAATGCTCTATACCTTGGAGAACAAGCACAACAACG
This genomic window contains:
- a CDS encoding PP2C family protein-serine/threonine phosphatase, whose amino-acid sequence is MIPFTKTIGFRLWLACVVAIIFPLGINIVLLNLKQYRNTVSSVAIAFKENAAFKVDALQHTVPLNADILTLFSEILDLDAGIPTHPNIELSNKMHRMFNSTYDEISLIKIFPNGEKIVVASSILERLGENYQHILDIPNNSMFSATLKQSAKNHEVYSVMQSNIFDTNTNEISGVLYTTYNVEDFLKNILINTQPLFTVKTAIVSKNGVILKSSDPELNLHTIYPDTTPEQFCDIFINKESCPKKIALQKIRLTPLSIGKNFFSFITKKQEIWGYIAPIQQMELSLLSYGEKTDLLSSFWKRAVIYFAYFTCVLLGSTVAYLVAKRLSLPIRKLATVMINTRNHTLDYVDDTLGFEINRLGHIFNAMVKNLNQQQALAQKNHEIKENAQNALYLGEQAQQRLLPNTLPLYPKTELAKAYIPAINVGGDFFDVFIVGEGENAKLFLIVADASGKGVYACGYSLFLKNMLRTFLSHTSSIQEAIEKTAALFHQSTSETGMFVTCCVYSYSYATKTIEFYSCGHNPACLLSPDGQVSMLTHQGIALGFLPQVPFVPTQTFQIDPGSFIILYSDGITEAHNQAGEMFSEERLKNTVKTLVGKSAEDAMHTLMLSVKNFVSNCPQYDDITLLILKIVDS